One genomic window of Anguilla anguilla isolate fAngAng1 chromosome 13, fAngAng1.pri, whole genome shotgun sequence includes the following:
- the LOC118211066 gene encoding band 4.1-like protein 1 isoform X10: MTTETGPESEVKNTAEEPPQQRGAATGVQDSAADGKMAKQDQDAKLLDDHGNMDDVSDKTTPSKIPKSPQKTSKRPKTVPFKVTLLDTSEYEGGIEKHSRGQTLLDMVCEHLNLLEKDYFGLTFCDADNQKNWLDPSKEIKKQMRTAAWHFAFAVKFYPPDPSQLTEDITRYYLCLQLRDDILSGRLPCSFVTHALLGSYAVQAELGDYDHDEHGADYVSDFRFAPNQTRELEERVMELHRNYRGMTPAEAEINFLENAKKLSMYGVDLHHAKDSEGIDIMLGVCANGLLIYRDRLRINRFAWPKILKISYKRSNFYIKIRPGEYEQFESTIGFKLPNHRAAKRLWKVCIEHHTFFRLVSPEPPPKGFLVMGSKFRYSGRTQAQTRQASALIDRPAPHFERSASKRYLLSRSLDGAELSRSASVLGENQDGLSQRSISERQPHPSGDEEGDALDQTLVQDQDKIQDENEEGLITPTKKRELKFLDKSEDVLLKHQASINELKRALREPNSKLMHREKRLSSSSPEKRLSGSSPGGTPEKKAVSGTAGDKDPVNGHSLEGFIQKTVVASPEGSEEWVLIEKQDTCQKDHESNEEKGKAVTSPQAVMADSMWERRRETEREREVIKMIHIEVTREDGQETRVQMDNFPSPVAQKSQSTTHPVEDSTATTMETKEQQPYRVNKERRPQSLNLGMSTEFVYEIEGEGSDGDDESDSDGGHSSSRTESEQVRSEVQTEEQRPEEASPRDEMPAISANLQDKYTDGNVGEDKRKLDLSVEEERKASSQGKLVSISTEKLTECKGVEDKPAAEVGGSANGPLEVEKKQEVLLVAMEMEEEQAEPNHRSAKPVVHESWGGSPPETLSEYAERIREETIETEASDGMLPDTANQKMPDRDGQRIGTVEVAKLNKAERKPNHKGTGINHSEITRIVPLKPERSKSLSKEDKAMFTQQKDTNSVSTGARIDDIQMEESGDRLSYKKIDEIYPAPPLPCMHPAPTSTETQESTCWQADEYDESLQRLGEQELQATWNLAKGVSPVEDVVLRQDKQDLSQTNRSSQPFGSKPSASHRNAPPTPPVKTQKARESGLILRNSRVASKDPTLDAAKKRNAEPLSTPAIHEEPLDEAQREPWERRPGSACEDDQDRETLYMKETHLGIERKCSSITVSSTSSLEAEVDFTVIMDLHTGMEEFSRGMTELGERDRLPEVGRDDFEETSRFYSARLMAMQDKSPVEDRPPEERVPYEPPVAKKEASAVSAAQQLKKTDSKTETQPNGSEVTTTIMELSEQIQSDFNCQDPQVPCTDVIQPAEGDLSPRVSSGKEAHPPSSESGSPGKMSALGREAAVSPLTVTTENVTSATTTHVTKTVKGGYSETRIEKRIIITGDDDVDQDQALAMAIQEAKQQHPDMLVTKAVVVRETESSSEEKYRKSES, from the exons GATCAGGATGCAAAACTGCTGGACGACCACGGAAACATGGACGACGTTTCAGACAAGACCACGCCCAGCAAGATCCCcaaatccccccaaaaaacgTCCAAACGGCCAAAGACCGTCCCTTTCAAGGTGACACTGCTGGACACCTCGGAGTATGAAGGTGGCATTGAG AAACACTCTCGAGGGCAGACCCTTCTGGACATGGTGTGCGAACACCTCAACCTGCTGGAGAAGGACTACTTTGGCCTGACATTCTGTGATGCTGACAACCAGAAG AATTGGCTGGACCCCTCCAAGGAGATCAAAAAACAGATGCGCA CTGCCGCATGGCACTTCGCCTTCGCCGTCAAGTTCTACCCGCCCGACCCCTCCCAGCTCACAGAGGACATCACCAG GTACTACTTGTGTCTGCAGCTGAGGGACGACATACTGTCAGGCCGCCTGCCCTGCTCCTTCGTCACGCACGCCCTCCTGGGCTCCTACGCCGTGCAGGCCGAGCTGGGCGACTACGACCACGACGAGCACGGCGCCGACTACGTCAGCGACTTCCGCTTCGCTCCCAACCAGACGCgcgagctggaggagagggtgaTGGAGCTGCACCGTAACTACAG GGGAATGACTCCTGCAGAGGCAGAAATTAACTTCCTGGAGAATGCCAAGAAGCTGTCCATGTATGGGGTAGACCTCCACCACGCCAAG GACTCTGAAGGGATTGACATCATGCTGGGAGTGTGTGCCAACGGGCTGCTGATATACCGGGATCGCCTGCGGATCAACCGCTTCGCCTGGCCCAAAATCCTCAAAATCTCCTACAAGAGGAGCAACTTCTACATCAAGATCCGTCCAGGAGAG TATGAACAGTTTGAGAGCACCATTGGCTTCAAACTACCCAACCACCGAGCTGCCAAGAGGCTGTGGAAGGTCTGCATTGAACACCACACCTTCTTCAG GCTGGTGTCTCCAGAACCTCCGCCTAAAGGCTTTCTGGTGATGGGCTCCAAGTTCCGCTACAGCGGGCGTACGCAAGCCCAGACACGCCAAGCCAGTGCTTTGATCGATCGCCCTGCACCACATTTCGAGCGCTCTGCCAGCAAGAGGTACCTGCTGTCCCGCAGCCTGGATGGAG CAGAATTGTCCCGCTCAGCCTCTGTCCTCGGAGAGAACCAGGACGGCCTATCCCAGCGCAGCATCAGCGAGCGCCAGCCCCACCCATCTGGGGATGAGGAGGGTGACGCCCTGGACCAGACCCTGGTCCAAGACCAGGACAAGATCCAGGATGAGAACGAGGAGGGCCTCATCACGCCCACAAAAAAGAGGGAACTGAAG TTCCTCGATAAGTCTGAGGATGTCCTACTGAAGCACCAGGCCAGTATCAACGAGCTGAAGAGAGCCCTAAGGGAACCCAACAGCAAGCTAATGCACAGGGAAAAGCGTCTGTCCAGCTCCTCCCCCGAGAAGCGCTTGTCGGGCTCCTCCCCAGGGGGCACGCCTGAGAAGAAGGCT GTGTCGGGAACAGCAGGGGATAAGGACCCTGTGAACGGCCACTCTCTAGAGGGCTTCATCCAGAAGACTGTGGTGGCATCTCCAGAg GGCTCTGAGGAGTGGGTTTTGATTGAGAAACAAGATACTTGTCAAAAGGACCATGAATCAAATGAGGAGAAGGGCAAAGCTGTTACCTCCCCACAGGCTGTAATGGCTGATTCAATGtgggaaagaaggagagagacggaaagagagcgagaagttatcaaaatgattcacattgAGGTGACCAGAGAGGATGGCCAGGAAACAAGAGTACAGATGGACAACTTTCCATCACCAGTCGCACAAAAATCACAAAGTACCACTCATCCAGTGGAAGACTCTACAGCCACGACTATGGAGACAAAGGAGCAACAGCCATACAGAGTTAACAAGGAGAGGAGACCTCAAAGCTTGAACCTTGGAATGTCTACAGAATTTGTGTacgagatagagggagaggggtcTGATGGCGATGATGAGTCAGACAGTGATGGAGGACACTCTTCTTCAAGAACAGAGTCAGAGCAAGTGAGGTCTGAGGTCCAAACTGAAGAGCAGAGACCTGAAGAAGCTAGTCCTAGAGACGAGATGCCAGCAATCTCTGCCAATTTGCAGGATAAGTACACTGATGGCAATGTGGGAGAAGACAAGAGGAAGCTTGATCTCAGTgtagaagaagagagaaaggcTTCTTCTCAGGGAAAGCTTGTCTCCATTAGCACAGAGAAGCTCACAGAGTGCAAAGGTGTGGAAGACAAACCAGCGGCTGAAGTTGGGGGCTCTGCAAATGGTCCTCTAGAAGTAGAAAAGAAGCAGGAAGTGCTGCTGGTGGCCATGGAAATGGAAGAGGAGCAAGCTGAACCAAACCACAGGTCAGCAAAGCCTGTAGTACATGAAAGCTGGGGGGGTTCACCACCTGAAACATTGTCTGAATATGCAGAAAGAATAAGAGAAGAGACTATAGAGACAGAAGCAAGTGATGGGATGCTGCcagacacagccaatcaaaagatGCCTGACCGTGATGGACAAAGAATTGGCACAGTGGAAGTGGCTAAGCTTAACAAGGCCGAAAGAAAGCCCAATCACAAAGGAACTGGGATTAATCATTCAGAAATAACCAGAATTGTGCCCCTCAAACCTGAACGCTCAAAAAGCTTAAGCAAAGAAGACAAGGCCATGTTTACTCAACAAAAAGACACTAATTCTGTGAGCACTGGGGCTAGAATCGATGACATCCAGATGGAGGAATCAGGAGACAGACTATCTTACAAGAAGATTGACGAAATATATCCTGCTCCTCCTCTACCATGCATGCATCCAGCTCCCACTTCCACTGAAACTCAGGAATCAACCTGTTGGCAAGCTGATGAATATGATGAGTCTCTCCAGCGCTTAGGGGAACAAGAGCTACAGGCTACATGGAACCTGGCAAAAGGTGTGAGTCCTGTAGAAGACGTGGTGCTCAGGCAAGACAAGCAGGATCTCTCTCAGACAAACCGGTCATCCCAACCCTTTGGTTCAAAGCCTTCGGCTTCCCATAGAAACGCACCTCCGACGCCTCCTGTTAAAACCCAGAAAGCCAGAGAGTCCGGACTCATACTACGGAACAGCCGCGTTGCCAGCAAGGACCCTACCCTGGATGCAGCCAAGAAGAGAAATGCG GAGCCCCTCTCCACTCCTGCAATTCACGAAGAGCCGCTAGATGAAGCTCAG AGAGAGCCCTGGGAGAGGCGACCGGGCTCCGCCTGTGAGGATGACCAGGACCGCGAGACGCTCTACATGAAGGAGACCCACCTGGGCATCGAGCGCAAGTGCTCCAGCATCACCGTCAGCTCCACCTCCAGCCTGGAGGCCGAGGTGGACTTCACCGTCATCATGGACCTGCACACGGGCATGGAGGAGTTCTCCAGGGGCATGACCGAGCTCGGGGAGAGGGACCGCCTGCCCGAGGTGGGGCGCGACGACTTCGAGGAGACCTCCCGCTTCTACTCCGCCCGACTTATGGCCATGCAGGACAAATCCCCTGTGGAAGACAGGCCCCCCGAAGAGCGTGTGCCCTATGAG CCCCCTGTCGCCAAGAAAGAAGCCAGTGCTGTGAGTGCTGCCCAGCAGCTGAAGAAGACCGACTCCAAGACGGAGACGCAACCCAACGGGTCAGAggtcaccaccaccatcatggAGCTCTCAGAACAG ATTCAGAGTGATTTCAACTGTCAGGACCCCCAAGTCCCCTGCACTGATGTCATACAACCAGCAGAGGGCGACCTG agcCCACGTGTGAGCAGTGGGAAGGAGGCCCATCCCCCCAGTTCTGAAAGTGGCTCGCCG GGAAAGATGAGCGCTCTGGGGAGGGAGGCTGCGGTGTCCCCGCTGACTGTCACCACGGAAAACGTTACCTCAGCAACCACAACGCATGTTACCAAG ACAGTGAAAGGAGGGTACTCGGAGACAAGGATTGAGAAGAGGATCATCATCACGGGGGATGACGACGTGGACCAGGACCAG GCTCTCGCCATGGCAATACAGGAGGCCAAGCAACAGCACCCTGACATGCTGGTTACTAAGGCAGTGGTTGTCAGGGAAACAGAATCTTCCTCTGAAGAGAAATACAGGAAATCTGAG TCCTGA
- the LOC118211066 gene encoding band 4.1-like protein 1 isoform X6, with translation MTTETGPESEVKNTAEEPPQQRGAATGVQDSAADGKMAKQDQDAKLLDDHGNMDDVSDKTTPSKIPKSPQKTSKRPKTVPFKVTLLDTSEYEGGIEKHSRGQTLLDMVCEHLNLLEKDYFGLTFCDADNQKNWLDPSKEIKKQMRTAAWHFAFAVKFYPPDPSQLTEDITRYYLCLQLRDDILSGRLPCSFVTHALLGSYAVQAELGDYDHDEHGADYVSDFRFAPNQTRELEERVMELHRNYRGMTPAEAEINFLENAKKLSMYGVDLHHAKDSEGIDIMLGVCANGLLIYRDRLRINRFAWPKILKISYKRSNFYIKIRPGEYEQFESTIGFKLPNHRAAKRLWKVCIEHHTFFRLVSPEPPPKGFLVMGSKFRYSGRTQAQTRQASALIDRPAPHFERSASKRYLLSRSLDGAELSRSASVLGENQDGLSQRSISERQPHPSGDEEGDALDQTLVQDQDKIQDENEEGLITPTKKRELKKEDAESPVDSKQELDQDSTPRHKEFLDKSEDVLLKHQASINELKRALREPNSKLMHREKRLSSSSPEKRLSGSSPGGTPEKKAVSGTAGDKDPVNGHSLEGFIQKTVVASPEGSEEWVLIEKQDTCQKDHESNEEKGKAVTSPQAVMADSMWERRRETEREREVIKMIHIEVTREDGQETRVQMDNFPSPVAQKSQSTTHPVEDSTATTMETKEQQPYRVNKERRPQSLNLGMSTEFVYEIEGEGSDGDDESDSDGGHSSSRTESEQVRSEVQTEEQRPEEASPRDEMPAISANLQDKYTDGNVGEDKRKLDLSVEEERKASSQGKLVSISTEKLTECKGVEDKPAAEVGGSANGPLEVEKKQEVLLVAMEMEEEQAEPNHRSAKPVVHESWGGSPPETLSEYAERIREETIETEASDGMLPDTANQKMPDRDGQRIGTVEVAKLNKAERKPNHKGTGINHSEITRIVPLKPERSKSLSKEDKAMFTQQKDTNSVSTGARIDDIQMEESGDRLSYKKIDEIYPAPPLPCMHPAPTSTETQESTCWQADEYDESLQRLGEQELQATWNLAKGVSPVEDVVLRQDKQDLSQTNRSSQPFGSKPSASHRNAPPTPPVKTQKARESGLILRNSRVASKDPTLDAAKKRNAEPLSTPAIHEEPLDEAQREPWERRPGSACEDDQDRETLYMKETHLGIERKCSSITVSSTSSLEAEVDFTVIMDLHTGMEEFSRGMTELGERDRLPEVGRDDFEETSRFYSARLMAMQDKSPVEDRPPEERVPYEPPVAKKEASAVSAAQQLKKTDSKTETQPNGSEVTTTIMELSEQIQSDFNCQDPQVPCTDVIQPAEGDLSPRVSSGKEAHPPSSESGSPGKMSALGREAAVSPLTVTTENVTSATTTHVTKTVKGGYSETRIEKRIIITGDDDVDQDQALAMAIQEAKQQHPDMLVTKAVVVRETESSSEEKYRKSES, from the exons GATCAGGATGCAAAACTGCTGGACGACCACGGAAACATGGACGACGTTTCAGACAAGACCACGCCCAGCAAGATCCCcaaatccccccaaaaaacgTCCAAACGGCCAAAGACCGTCCCTTTCAAGGTGACACTGCTGGACACCTCGGAGTATGAAGGTGGCATTGAG AAACACTCTCGAGGGCAGACCCTTCTGGACATGGTGTGCGAACACCTCAACCTGCTGGAGAAGGACTACTTTGGCCTGACATTCTGTGATGCTGACAACCAGAAG AATTGGCTGGACCCCTCCAAGGAGATCAAAAAACAGATGCGCA CTGCCGCATGGCACTTCGCCTTCGCCGTCAAGTTCTACCCGCCCGACCCCTCCCAGCTCACAGAGGACATCACCAG GTACTACTTGTGTCTGCAGCTGAGGGACGACATACTGTCAGGCCGCCTGCCCTGCTCCTTCGTCACGCACGCCCTCCTGGGCTCCTACGCCGTGCAGGCCGAGCTGGGCGACTACGACCACGACGAGCACGGCGCCGACTACGTCAGCGACTTCCGCTTCGCTCCCAACCAGACGCgcgagctggaggagagggtgaTGGAGCTGCACCGTAACTACAG GGGAATGACTCCTGCAGAGGCAGAAATTAACTTCCTGGAGAATGCCAAGAAGCTGTCCATGTATGGGGTAGACCTCCACCACGCCAAG GACTCTGAAGGGATTGACATCATGCTGGGAGTGTGTGCCAACGGGCTGCTGATATACCGGGATCGCCTGCGGATCAACCGCTTCGCCTGGCCCAAAATCCTCAAAATCTCCTACAAGAGGAGCAACTTCTACATCAAGATCCGTCCAGGAGAG TATGAACAGTTTGAGAGCACCATTGGCTTCAAACTACCCAACCACCGAGCTGCCAAGAGGCTGTGGAAGGTCTGCATTGAACACCACACCTTCTTCAG GCTGGTGTCTCCAGAACCTCCGCCTAAAGGCTTTCTGGTGATGGGCTCCAAGTTCCGCTACAGCGGGCGTACGCAAGCCCAGACACGCCAAGCCAGTGCTTTGATCGATCGCCCTGCACCACATTTCGAGCGCTCTGCCAGCAAGAGGTACCTGCTGTCCCGCAGCCTGGATGGAG CAGAATTGTCCCGCTCAGCCTCTGTCCTCGGAGAGAACCAGGACGGCCTATCCCAGCGCAGCATCAGCGAGCGCCAGCCCCACCCATCTGGGGATGAGGAGGGTGACGCCCTGGACCAGACCCTGGTCCAAGACCAGGACAAGATCCAGGATGAGAACGAGGAGGGCCTCATCACGCCCACAAAAAAGAGGGAACTGAAG AAGGAGGATGCAGAGTCACCTGTTGACTCTAAACAGGAG TTGGACCAGGATTCCACCCCTCGACACAAGGAG TTCCTCGATAAGTCTGAGGATGTCCTACTGAAGCACCAGGCCAGTATCAACGAGCTGAAGAGAGCCCTAAGGGAACCCAACAGCAAGCTAATGCACAGGGAAAAGCGTCTGTCCAGCTCCTCCCCCGAGAAGCGCTTGTCGGGCTCCTCCCCAGGGGGCACGCCTGAGAAGAAGGCT GTGTCGGGAACAGCAGGGGATAAGGACCCTGTGAACGGCCACTCTCTAGAGGGCTTCATCCAGAAGACTGTGGTGGCATCTCCAGAg GGCTCTGAGGAGTGGGTTTTGATTGAGAAACAAGATACTTGTCAAAAGGACCATGAATCAAATGAGGAGAAGGGCAAAGCTGTTACCTCCCCACAGGCTGTAATGGCTGATTCAATGtgggaaagaaggagagagacggaaagagagcgagaagttatcaaaatgattcacattgAGGTGACCAGAGAGGATGGCCAGGAAACAAGAGTACAGATGGACAACTTTCCATCACCAGTCGCACAAAAATCACAAAGTACCACTCATCCAGTGGAAGACTCTACAGCCACGACTATGGAGACAAAGGAGCAACAGCCATACAGAGTTAACAAGGAGAGGAGACCTCAAAGCTTGAACCTTGGAATGTCTACAGAATTTGTGTacgagatagagggagaggggtcTGATGGCGATGATGAGTCAGACAGTGATGGAGGACACTCTTCTTCAAGAACAGAGTCAGAGCAAGTGAGGTCTGAGGTCCAAACTGAAGAGCAGAGACCTGAAGAAGCTAGTCCTAGAGACGAGATGCCAGCAATCTCTGCCAATTTGCAGGATAAGTACACTGATGGCAATGTGGGAGAAGACAAGAGGAAGCTTGATCTCAGTgtagaagaagagagaaaggcTTCTTCTCAGGGAAAGCTTGTCTCCATTAGCACAGAGAAGCTCACAGAGTGCAAAGGTGTGGAAGACAAACCAGCGGCTGAAGTTGGGGGCTCTGCAAATGGTCCTCTAGAAGTAGAAAAGAAGCAGGAAGTGCTGCTGGTGGCCATGGAAATGGAAGAGGAGCAAGCTGAACCAAACCACAGGTCAGCAAAGCCTGTAGTACATGAAAGCTGGGGGGGTTCACCACCTGAAACATTGTCTGAATATGCAGAAAGAATAAGAGAAGAGACTATAGAGACAGAAGCAAGTGATGGGATGCTGCcagacacagccaatcaaaagatGCCTGACCGTGATGGACAAAGAATTGGCACAGTGGAAGTGGCTAAGCTTAACAAGGCCGAAAGAAAGCCCAATCACAAAGGAACTGGGATTAATCATTCAGAAATAACCAGAATTGTGCCCCTCAAACCTGAACGCTCAAAAAGCTTAAGCAAAGAAGACAAGGCCATGTTTACTCAACAAAAAGACACTAATTCTGTGAGCACTGGGGCTAGAATCGATGACATCCAGATGGAGGAATCAGGAGACAGACTATCTTACAAGAAGATTGACGAAATATATCCTGCTCCTCCTCTACCATGCATGCATCCAGCTCCCACTTCCACTGAAACTCAGGAATCAACCTGTTGGCAAGCTGATGAATATGATGAGTCTCTCCAGCGCTTAGGGGAACAAGAGCTACAGGCTACATGGAACCTGGCAAAAGGTGTGAGTCCTGTAGAAGACGTGGTGCTCAGGCAAGACAAGCAGGATCTCTCTCAGACAAACCGGTCATCCCAACCCTTTGGTTCAAAGCCTTCGGCTTCCCATAGAAACGCACCTCCGACGCCTCCTGTTAAAACCCAGAAAGCCAGAGAGTCCGGACTCATACTACGGAACAGCCGCGTTGCCAGCAAGGACCCTACCCTGGATGCAGCCAAGAAGAGAAATGCG GAGCCCCTCTCCACTCCTGCAATTCACGAAGAGCCGCTAGATGAAGCTCAG AGAGAGCCCTGGGAGAGGCGACCGGGCTCCGCCTGTGAGGATGACCAGGACCGCGAGACGCTCTACATGAAGGAGACCCACCTGGGCATCGAGCGCAAGTGCTCCAGCATCACCGTCAGCTCCACCTCCAGCCTGGAGGCCGAGGTGGACTTCACCGTCATCATGGACCTGCACACGGGCATGGAGGAGTTCTCCAGGGGCATGACCGAGCTCGGGGAGAGGGACCGCCTGCCCGAGGTGGGGCGCGACGACTTCGAGGAGACCTCCCGCTTCTACTCCGCCCGACTTATGGCCATGCAGGACAAATCCCCTGTGGAAGACAGGCCCCCCGAAGAGCGTGTGCCCTATGAG CCCCCTGTCGCCAAGAAAGAAGCCAGTGCTGTGAGTGCTGCCCAGCAGCTGAAGAAGACCGACTCCAAGACGGAGACGCAACCCAACGGGTCAGAggtcaccaccaccatcatggAGCTCTCAGAACAG ATTCAGAGTGATTTCAACTGTCAGGACCCCCAAGTCCCCTGCACTGATGTCATACAACCAGCAGAGGGCGACCTG agcCCACGTGTGAGCAGTGGGAAGGAGGCCCATCCCCCCAGTTCTGAAAGTGGCTCGCCG GGAAAGATGAGCGCTCTGGGGAGGGAGGCTGCGGTGTCCCCGCTGACTGTCACCACGGAAAACGTTACCTCAGCAACCACAACGCATGTTACCAAG ACAGTGAAAGGAGGGTACTCGGAGACAAGGATTGAGAAGAGGATCATCATCACGGGGGATGACGACGTGGACCAGGACCAG GCTCTCGCCATGGCAATACAGGAGGCCAAGCAACAGCACCCTGACATGCTGGTTACTAAGGCAGTGGTTGTCAGGGAAACAGAATCTTCCTCTGAAGAGAAATACAGGAAATCTGAG TCCTGA
- the LOC118211066 gene encoding band 4.1-like protein 1 isoform X14 — translation MTTETGPESEVKNTAEEPPQQRGAATGVQDSAADGKMAKQDQDAKLLDDHGNMDDVSDKTTPSKIPKSPQKTSKRPKTVPFKVTLLDTSEYEGGIEKHSRGQTLLDMVCEHLNLLEKDYFGLTFCDADNQKNWLDPSKEIKKQMRTAAWHFAFAVKFYPPDPSQLTEDITRYYLCLQLRDDILSGRLPCSFVTHALLGSYAVQAELGDYDHDEHGADYVSDFRFAPNQTRELEERVMELHRNYRGMTPAEAEINFLENAKKLSMYGVDLHHAKDSEGIDIMLGVCANGLLIYRDRLRINRFAWPKILKISYKRSNFYIKIRPGEYEQFESTIGFKLPNHRAAKRLWKVCIEHHTFFRLVSPEPPPKGFLVMGSKFRYSGRTQAQTRQASALIDRPAPHFERSASKRYLLSRSLDGAELSRSASVLGENQDGLSQRSISERQPHPSGDEEGDALDQTLVQDQDKIQDENEEGLITPTKKRELKSEELPTDGVKQEKEDAESPVDSKQELDQDSTPRHKEFLDKSEDVLLKHQASINELKRALREPNSKLMHREKRLSSSSPEKRLSGSSPGGTPEKKAVSGTAGDKDPVNGHSLEGFIQKTVVASPEPPVAKKEASAVSAAQQLKKTDSKTETQPNGSEVTTTIMELSEQIQSDFNCQDPQVPCTDVIQPAEGDLSPRVSSGKEAHPPSSESGSPGKMSALGREAAVSPLTVTTENVTSATTTHVTKTVKGGYSETRIEKRIIITGDDDVDQDQALAMAIQEAKQQHPDMLVTKAVVVRETESSSEEKYRKSES, via the exons GATCAGGATGCAAAACTGCTGGACGACCACGGAAACATGGACGACGTTTCAGACAAGACCACGCCCAGCAAGATCCCcaaatccccccaaaaaacgTCCAAACGGCCAAAGACCGTCCCTTTCAAGGTGACACTGCTGGACACCTCGGAGTATGAAGGTGGCATTGAG AAACACTCTCGAGGGCAGACCCTTCTGGACATGGTGTGCGAACACCTCAACCTGCTGGAGAAGGACTACTTTGGCCTGACATTCTGTGATGCTGACAACCAGAAG AATTGGCTGGACCCCTCCAAGGAGATCAAAAAACAGATGCGCA CTGCCGCATGGCACTTCGCCTTCGCCGTCAAGTTCTACCCGCCCGACCCCTCCCAGCTCACAGAGGACATCACCAG GTACTACTTGTGTCTGCAGCTGAGGGACGACATACTGTCAGGCCGCCTGCCCTGCTCCTTCGTCACGCACGCCCTCCTGGGCTCCTACGCCGTGCAGGCCGAGCTGGGCGACTACGACCACGACGAGCACGGCGCCGACTACGTCAGCGACTTCCGCTTCGCTCCCAACCAGACGCgcgagctggaggagagggtgaTGGAGCTGCACCGTAACTACAG GGGAATGACTCCTGCAGAGGCAGAAATTAACTTCCTGGAGAATGCCAAGAAGCTGTCCATGTATGGGGTAGACCTCCACCACGCCAAG GACTCTGAAGGGATTGACATCATGCTGGGAGTGTGTGCCAACGGGCTGCTGATATACCGGGATCGCCTGCGGATCAACCGCTTCGCCTGGCCCAAAATCCTCAAAATCTCCTACAAGAGGAGCAACTTCTACATCAAGATCCGTCCAGGAGAG TATGAACAGTTTGAGAGCACCATTGGCTTCAAACTACCCAACCACCGAGCTGCCAAGAGGCTGTGGAAGGTCTGCATTGAACACCACACCTTCTTCAG GCTGGTGTCTCCAGAACCTCCGCCTAAAGGCTTTCTGGTGATGGGCTCCAAGTTCCGCTACAGCGGGCGTACGCAAGCCCAGACACGCCAAGCCAGTGCTTTGATCGATCGCCCTGCACCACATTTCGAGCGCTCTGCCAGCAAGAGGTACCTGCTGTCCCGCAGCCTGGATGGAG CAGAATTGTCCCGCTCAGCCTCTGTCCTCGGAGAGAACCAGGACGGCCTATCCCAGCGCAGCATCAGCGAGCGCCAGCCCCACCCATCTGGGGATGAGGAGGGTGACGCCCTGGACCAGACCCTGGTCCAAGACCAGGACAAGATCCAGGATGAGAACGAGGAGGGCCTCATCACGCCCACAAAAAAGAGGGAACTGAAG AGCGAAGAGCTGCCAACTGATGGTGTCAAACAGGAG AAGGAGGATGCAGAGTCACCTGTTGACTCTAAACAGGAG TTGGACCAGGATTCCACCCCTCGACACAAGGAG TTCCTCGATAAGTCTGAGGATGTCCTACTGAAGCACCAGGCCAGTATCAACGAGCTGAAGAGAGCCCTAAGGGAACCCAACAGCAAGCTAATGCACAGGGAAAAGCGTCTGTCCAGCTCCTCCCCCGAGAAGCGCTTGTCGGGCTCCTCCCCAGGGGGCACGCCTGAGAAGAAGGCT GTGTCGGGAACAGCAGGGGATAAGGACCCTGTGAACGGCCACTCTCTAGAGGGCTTCATCCAGAAGACTGTGGTGGCATCTCCAGAg CCCCCTGTCGCCAAGAAAGAAGCCAGTGCTGTGAGTGCTGCCCAGCAGCTGAAGAAGACCGACTCCAAGACGGAGACGCAACCCAACGGGTCAGAggtcaccaccaccatcatggAGCTCTCAGAACAG ATTCAGAGTGATTTCAACTGTCAGGACCCCCAAGTCCCCTGCACTGATGTCATACAACCAGCAGAGGGCGACCTG agcCCACGTGTGAGCAGTGGGAAGGAGGCCCATCCCCCCAGTTCTGAAAGTGGCTCGCCG GGAAAGATGAGCGCTCTGGGGAGGGAGGCTGCGGTGTCCCCGCTGACTGTCACCACGGAAAACGTTACCTCAGCAACCACAACGCATGTTACCAAG ACAGTGAAAGGAGGGTACTCGGAGACAAGGATTGAGAAGAGGATCATCATCACGGGGGATGACGACGTGGACCAGGACCAG GCTCTCGCCATGGCAATACAGGAGGCCAAGCAACAGCACCCTGACATGCTGGTTACTAAGGCAGTGGTTGTCAGGGAAACAGAATCTTCCTCTGAAGAGAAATACAGGAAATCTGAG TCCTGA